The Deinococcota bacterium genome contains the following window.
CTTCGAGGGCGACTACGCCGCGGTGCCGGTAGACGGCTGGACCCAGCTCCTGCTCTACCGCGCCGACCTCTTCGAGGAGCACGGGCTCGAGCCCCCCACCACCTTTGAGAGCATCCTCGCCGCCATAGCGGCGCTCCACAACCCTCCCGAGATGTACGGCTTCGTCGCCGCCACCGACGTGAGCCAGCCCTATATGCTCCAGGTCTTCGAGCACTTCGCGCTGGCCAACGGCGTTCAGATGATAGGCGACGAGGGCAACGTCACCCTGGACTCGCCCGAGATGGTCGAGACCCTGGAGTTCTACCGCCAGCTCGTGGAGGCGAGCCCGCCCGGCAACCTCTACTGGCAGCAGTCGCGCGAGCTCTACCAGGGCGGTCAGGCGGCGATGATCGTCTGGTCACCATTTATTCTCGACGAACTAGCCGGCCTCCGCGACGAGGTGCCCGTTCCCGCCGACGAAGGCCAGGAGTCCGGCTGGCTGGCACGCAACACCGGCTTCGTCACCCGCCTCTCGGGACCCAACAACCCAGGCGGCGCGGGCTGGGCCGACGTGCGCTACTTCGGCATCACCGTCGACGCCGACGCCGAGGCCGCCCAGCAGTTCGTTGAATTCTCCATGAGCGAAGGCTATATCGACACCCTGTCGATCGCCGCCGAGGGCAAGTTCCCGGTGCGAGGCGGCACCGCCGAGAACCCCACTGAGTTCGTCGACGCCTGGCAAGACCTCGAGGTCGGCGTCTCGGCGCGTGCGCCCTTGAGCGAGTTCTATTCGCAGGAGGTGATCGGCGACCTCATCGAGGGGCTCGAGACGGGCGACCGCTGGGCCTTCGGGCAGGGCCAGGGCGTTCTCTACTCGCAGATGGCCGACACGCGTGTTCTGGTCGAGACGCTGCGCGAGTTCTTGGACGGCGAACACAGCGCCGAGGAGACCGCCGCGCTGATGCAGCAGCGGGTCGAAGCGCTCAGGTAAGGGGCTAGCAGCCGTCAGCTATCAGCTATCAGCACGGACCAAGCTCTCTCGGAAATACTCGAGCGGGAAATTCACGCCGTCAGCTATCAGCTATCAGCACGGACCCTAAAGCTGACGGCTGCTAGCTGACCGCTTGAAAGGAGGTAACGATGGCCGCACACCCTTCACGCCGGGGAACGCTCGCCGCCCGCGAGGCGCGGCTCGCCTACTGGATGCTGGCGCCGACCTTCCTCATCGTCTTCGCCATCGTCCTCTTTCCGGTCCTGATGAACTTCTGGATCGCCTTCAAACCGGTGACCTTGGGCGATCTGCGCGCGCCGGCACCGGTGGTGAACGAGCGCGTGACAGCGATGCCCGAGGCTCCGGGCGAGGCGCTCGAGCTGCGCCTGCAGATCCTGAACCGCTCTCAGACCGCGGCGCTTTATGGCGTCATCCTGGAAAAGGCGCTGCCCCAGGGGCTCGAGCTCGCCACGCTCGAGCCGCGCTGCACGCAAGACGGCAGCCTGTTGCGCTGCGACTTCGGCGACGCCCTACCCGGCTTTCGCGAGGCGCTGACGCTCTCTTTCAGCGCCTCGCAGGTCTATTTCGAGGCGGGCGGGCCGGAGCTTCCCCTG
Protein-coding sequences here:
- a CDS encoding extracellular solute-binding protein — translated: FEGDYAAVPVDGWTQLLLYRADLFEEHGLEPPTTFESILAAIAALHNPPEMYGFVAATDVSQPYMLQVFEHFALANGVQMIGDEGNVTLDSPEMVETLEFYRQLVEASPPGNLYWQQSRELYQGGQAAMIVWSPFILDELAGLRDEVPVPADEGQESGWLARNTGFVTRLSGPNNPGGAGWADVRYFGITVDADAEAAQQFVEFSMSEGYIDTLSIAAEGKFPVRGGTAENPTEFVDAWQDLEVGVSARAPLSEFYSQEVIGDLIEGLETGDRWAFGQGQGVLYSQMADTRVLVETLREFLDGEHSAEETAALMQQRVEALR